The following are encoded in a window of Strigops habroptila isolate Jane chromosome 9, bStrHab1.2.pri, whole genome shotgun sequence genomic DNA:
- the APLN gene encoding apelin translates to MTGRAAGPGRAHTAYKYGSAAAGPPPPLAAPGMVAPRWLLALLLLLWLALSAAGPLGAAPDRQDVDDGLIRMLVRPRGARRGAGHRPGGWRRYRRPRPRLSHKGPMPF, encoded by the exons ATGaccgggcgggcggcggggccgggccgggctcaCACCGCCTACAAATACGGCtccgccgcggcggggccgccgccgccgctcgcaGCCCCCGGCATGGTCGCGCCGCGCTGGCTcctggcgctgctgctgctgctctggctcGCCCTGTCCGCCGCGG GGCCGCTGGGCGCTGCGCCAGACAGGCAGGATGTGGACGACGGCCTCATCCGGATGCTGGTGCGGCCACGGGGTGCGCGGCGCGGGGCTGGGCACCGGCCCGGTGGCTGGCGCAGGTACCGGAGACCCCGGCCCCGGCTCTCACACAAGGGCCCGATGCCTTTCTGA
- the XPNPEP2 gene encoding xaa-Pro aminopeptidase 2 isoform X1, giving the protein MRPLQWIPAWLLLLHGCAAAQLPQADNTRTDIRDCSTDPPYLPPTATDTTARVAALRDAMWALGVQAYVVPATDAHMSEYISARDARLSWLTGFTGSAGTGVVTQDKAALWTDSRYWTQAERQLDCNWELQRTTLIESIGMWILDAVPIGGNVSLDPFLFSIDTWNSYSQALQGSGRTLLPIETNLVDQVWGGERPPAASGEIYSLPEAFIGSSWQEKVARIRQEMEEHVRHPTAVLLSGLEETAWLFNLRGDDIPYNPVFYSYTLLTNTSISLFVGEQRLAVAARHSLQAACPGPLCVELLEYGQTPDHLRQYVQGNVTVWLGTEYTTYGLYRLIPQEKLLEDSYSPVMLAKAVKNSKEQDLLRAAHVRDAVAVIQYLLWLEKTVPQGQVDEFSGAQHIDALRQAQEHNRGPSFQSICASGLNAALPHYSPSNGSSRQLSVDEMYLADTGGQYLDGTTDITRTVHWGTPTPLQKETYTRVLMGNIDLSRLVFPPNTAGRNIESFARRPLWDVGLDYGHGTGHGIGNFLSVHEWPVGFQSNNVPLTAGMFTSIEPGYYQDGEFGIRIEDIALVVEAQTEHQSEETPFLTFEVVSLVPYDRNLIDISLLSPEQIRYLNTYYESIRERVGPELQRQQLQEEYNWLQRSTEPFPLDSAAAAATSATSTLALAALLSTLLPGLQA; this is encoded by the exons ATGCGCCCACTGCAGTggatcccagcctggctgctcctgctccatg gCTGTGCCGCAGCCCAGCTGCCACAGGCTGACAACACCAGGACCGACATCCGTGACTGCTCCACGGACCCTCCG TACCTGCCCCCGACGGCCACCGACACCACGGCGCGGGTGGCGGCTCTGCGGGATGCCATGTGGGCCCTCGGCGTGCAGGCCTACGTGGTGCCCGCCACGGATGCGCACATG AGCGAGTACATCTCGGCGCGGGATGCCCGGCTGAGCTGGCTGACCGGCTTCACCGGCTCCGCAG GCACCGGCGTGGTGACACAGGACAAGGCTGCACTGTGGACCGACAGCCGGTACTGGACGCAGGCAGAGCGGCAGCTGGACTGCAactgggagctgcagaggacAA CCCTTATTGAGTCCATCGGGATGTGGATCCTGGACGCGGTTCCTATTGGGGGGAACGTCAGCCTGGaccccttcctcttctccatcG ACACCTGGAACAGCTACAGCCAAGCTCTGCAAGGCTCCGGCAGGACCCTGCTCCCCATCGAGACCAACCTGGTGGACCAAGTGTGGGGTGGTGAGAGACCCCCTGCAGCCTCCGGCGAGATCTACAGCCTCCCGGAGGCATTCATCG GGAGCAGCTGGCAGGAGAAGGTGGCCCGGATCCGGCAGGAGATGGAGGAGCACGTCCGGCACCCCACGGCCGTGCTGCTGTCGGGGCTGGAGGAGACAGCCT GGCTCTTCAACCTCCGTGGTGACGACATCCCCTACAACCCCGTCTTCTACTCCTACACCCTGCTGACCAACACAAGCATAAG CCTGTTCGTGGGGGAGCAGCGGCTGGCGGTGGCGGCGCGGCACTCCCTGCAGGCCGCCTGCCCGGGGCCGCTCtgtgtggagctgctggagtacGGCCAGACACCGGACCACCTCCGCCAGTATGTGCAGGGCAACGTCACCGTGTGGCTGGGCACCGAGTACACCACGTACGGCCTCTACCGCCTCATCCCTCAG gagaagctgctggaggacAGCTACTCCCCCGTCATGCTGGCCAAGGCTGTGAAAAACAGCAAGGAGCAGGACCTGCTGCGAGCCGCTCAT GTGCGGGACGCGGTGGCTGTGATCCAGTACCTGCTGTGGCTGGAGAAGACGGTCCCGCAGGGGCAGGTGGACGAGTTCTCGGGCGCTCAGCACATAGACGCACTCCGCCA gGCACAAGAGCACAACCGCGGGCCCAGCTTCCAGTCCATCTGCGCCAGCGGGCTCAACGCCGCGCTGCCACACTACAG CCCCTCCAACGGGAGCAGCCGGCAGCTCTCTGTGGATGAGATGTACCTCGCAGACACGGGAGGGCAATACCT GGACGGGACAACAGACATCACACGGACGGTGCACTGGGGGACACCGACCCCACTCCAGAAG GAAACCTACACCCGGGTGCTGATGGGCAACATCGACCTGTCCCGCCTCGTCTTCCCACCCAACACTGCCG GGAGAAACATAGAGTCCTTCGCCCGCCGGCCGCTCTGGGACGTGGGGCTCGACTACGGCCATGGGACTGGCCATGGCATCGGCAACTTCCTCTCGGTCCATGAAT GGCCCGTGGGCTTCCAGTCCAACAATGTGCCTCTGACGGCCGGGATGTTCACCTCCATTG AGCCCGGGTACTACCAGGATGGAGAGTTCGGGATCCGCATCGAGGACATCGCCCTTGTGGTGGAGGCACAGACCGag CACCAGAGCGAGGAGACACCCTTCCTGACCTTTGAGGTAGTGTCCCTGGTGCCCTATGACCGCAACCTCATCGACATCAGCctcctgtctccagagcag ATCCGGTACCTGAACACCTACTACGAGAGCATCCGGGAGCGTGTGGGGCCGGAGCTGCAgcggcagcagctgcaggaggagtaCAACTGGCTGCAGAGGAGCACCGAGCCCTTCCCGCTGGAtagcgccgccgccgccgccaccagcGCCACCAGCACGCTGGCCCTCGCCGCGCTCCTCAGCACgctgctgccagggctgcaggcCTGA
- the XPNPEP2 gene encoding xaa-Pro aminopeptidase 2 isoform X2 encodes MRPLQWIPAWLLLLHGCAAAQLPQADNTRTDIRDCSTDPPYLPPTATDTTARVAALRDAMWALGVQAYVVPATDAHMSEYISARDARLSWLTGFTGSAGTGVVTQDKAALWTDSRYWTQAERQLDCNWELQRTTLIESIGMWILDAVPIGGNVSLDPFLFSIDTWNSYSQALQGSGRTLLPIETNLVDQVWGGERPPAASGEIYSLPEAFTGSSWQEKVARIRQEMEEHVRHPTAVLLSGLEETAWLFNLRGDDIPYNPVFYSYTLLTNTSISLFVGEQRLAVAARHSLQAACPGPLCVELLEYGQTPDHLRQYVQGNVTVWLGTEYTTYGLYRLIPQEKLLEDSYSPVMLAKAVKNSKEQDLLRAAHVRDAVAVIQYLLWLEKTVPQGQVDEFSGAQHIDALRQAQEHNRGPSFQSICASGLNAALPHYSPSNGSSRQLSVDEMYLADTGGQYLDGTTDITRTVHWGTPTPLQKETYTRVLMGNIDLSRLVFPPNTAGRNIESFARRPLWDVGLDYGHGTGHGIGNFLSVHEWPVGFQSNNVPLTAGMFTSIEPGYYQDGEFGIRIEDIALVVEAQTEHQSEETPFLTFEVVSLVPYDRNLIDISLLSPEQIRYLNTYYESIRERVGPELQRQQLQEEYNWLQRSTEPFPLDSAAAAATSATSTLALAALLSTLLPGLQA; translated from the exons ATGCGCCCACTGCAGTggatcccagcctggctgctcctgctccatg gCTGTGCCGCAGCCCAGCTGCCACAGGCTGACAACACCAGGACCGACATCCGTGACTGCTCCACGGACCCTCCG TACCTGCCCCCGACGGCCACCGACACCACGGCGCGGGTGGCGGCTCTGCGGGATGCCATGTGGGCCCTCGGCGTGCAGGCCTACGTGGTGCCCGCCACGGATGCGCACATG AGCGAGTACATCTCGGCGCGGGATGCCCGGCTGAGCTGGCTGACCGGCTTCACCGGCTCCGCAG GCACCGGCGTGGTGACACAGGACAAGGCTGCACTGTGGACCGACAGCCGGTACTGGACGCAGGCAGAGCGGCAGCTGGACTGCAactgggagctgcagaggacAA CCCTTATTGAGTCCATCGGGATGTGGATCCTGGACGCGGTTCCTATTGGGGGGAACGTCAGCCTGGaccccttcctcttctccatcG ACACCTGGAACAGCTACAGCCAAGCTCTGCAAGGCTCCGGCAGGACCCTGCTCCCCATCGAGACCAACCTGGTGGACCAAGTGTGGGGTGGTGAGAGACCCCCTGCAGCCTCCGGCGAGATCTACAGCCTCCCGGAGGCATTCA CAGGGAGCAGCTGGCAGGAGAAGGTGGCCCGGATCCGGCAGGAGATGGAGGAGCACGTCCGGCACCCCACGGCCGTGCTGCTGTCGGGGCTGGAGGAGACAGCCT GGCTCTTCAACCTCCGTGGTGACGACATCCCCTACAACCCCGTCTTCTACTCCTACACCCTGCTGACCAACACAAGCATAAG CCTGTTCGTGGGGGAGCAGCGGCTGGCGGTGGCGGCGCGGCACTCCCTGCAGGCCGCCTGCCCGGGGCCGCTCtgtgtggagctgctggagtacGGCCAGACACCGGACCACCTCCGCCAGTATGTGCAGGGCAACGTCACCGTGTGGCTGGGCACCGAGTACACCACGTACGGCCTCTACCGCCTCATCCCTCAG gagaagctgctggaggacAGCTACTCCCCCGTCATGCTGGCCAAGGCTGTGAAAAACAGCAAGGAGCAGGACCTGCTGCGAGCCGCTCAT GTGCGGGACGCGGTGGCTGTGATCCAGTACCTGCTGTGGCTGGAGAAGACGGTCCCGCAGGGGCAGGTGGACGAGTTCTCGGGCGCTCAGCACATAGACGCACTCCGCCA gGCACAAGAGCACAACCGCGGGCCCAGCTTCCAGTCCATCTGCGCCAGCGGGCTCAACGCCGCGCTGCCACACTACAG CCCCTCCAACGGGAGCAGCCGGCAGCTCTCTGTGGATGAGATGTACCTCGCAGACACGGGAGGGCAATACCT GGACGGGACAACAGACATCACACGGACGGTGCACTGGGGGACACCGACCCCACTCCAGAAG GAAACCTACACCCGGGTGCTGATGGGCAACATCGACCTGTCCCGCCTCGTCTTCCCACCCAACACTGCCG GGAGAAACATAGAGTCCTTCGCCCGCCGGCCGCTCTGGGACGTGGGGCTCGACTACGGCCATGGGACTGGCCATGGCATCGGCAACTTCCTCTCGGTCCATGAAT GGCCCGTGGGCTTCCAGTCCAACAATGTGCCTCTGACGGCCGGGATGTTCACCTCCATTG AGCCCGGGTACTACCAGGATGGAGAGTTCGGGATCCGCATCGAGGACATCGCCCTTGTGGTGGAGGCACAGACCGag CACCAGAGCGAGGAGACACCCTTCCTGACCTTTGAGGTAGTGTCCCTGGTGCCCTATGACCGCAACCTCATCGACATCAGCctcctgtctccagagcag ATCCGGTACCTGAACACCTACTACGAGAGCATCCGGGAGCGTGTGGGGCCGGAGCTGCAgcggcagcagctgcaggaggagtaCAACTGGCTGCAGAGGAGCACCGAGCCCTTCCCGCTGGAtagcgccgccgccgccgccaccagcGCCACCAGCACGCTGGCCCTCGCCGCGCTCCTCAGCACgctgctgccagggctgcaggcCTGA
- the SASH3 gene encoding SAM and SH3 domain-containing protein 3 isoform X2 has translation MLRRKPSNAGDKEPGHRKLSLQRSNSFKDFAKAKVSSPVLSEEFNLEEKIPRDESSSASPDDAARSSGMKLSKKWRAVISRTMNRKMGRMAVKALAEGKGDMEEEEEGSLCPLSPASSTEEPSHDKVPVPYLETEEDEQPPASSEPGSGAAPAGHSRGPGHSAGSEGPGPGSRQQDSPSTAYTGPFCGRARVHTDFTPSPYDRDSLKLQKGDIIGIIEKPPVGTWTGLLNNRVGSFKFIYVDIIPEEAAPARKSRGPSRSKRLKPKTLHELLERINLQEHTSTLLLNGYQTLEDFKELRETHLNELNITDPQHRAKLLTAAELLLDYDTASEPEEVDSSEAQPSPSEPKGDIPRDSGCFEGSETLDGSRDEAELGGPEQQLQALSLPESP, from the exons ATGCTGCGCCGCAAGCCCTCCAATGCTGGCGACAAGGAGCCGGGACACAGGAAG CTCTCCCTCCAGCGCTCCAACAGCTTCAAGGACTTCGCGAAGGCCAAAGTCAGCTCCCCTGTGCTGAGCGAGGAGTTCAACCTGGAGGAGAAG ATCCCCAGGGATGAGTCCAGCAGTGCCAGCCCTGACGATGCTGCCCGGAGCAGTGGGATGAAGCTGAGCAAGAAGTGGCGAGCCGTCATCTCCCGCACCATGAACCGCAAGATGGGCAGGATGGCCGTGAAGGCACTGGCTGAGGGGAAG GGAgacatggaggaggaggaggaggggtccctgtgccccctgtccccagccagcagcacgGAGGAGCCAAGCCACGACAAGGTGCCCGTGCCATACCTGGAGACAGAGGAGGATGAGCAGCCGCCCGCCAGCAGTGAGCCTGGCTCCGGTGCGGCACCGGCCGGGCACAGCCGCGGCCCCGGCCACTCTGCAGGCAGTGAGGGGCCTGGCCCTGGGAGCCGGCAGCAggacagccccagcacagcctaCACTGGCCCCTTCTGCGGCCGGGCTCGCGTCCACACCGACTTCACACCCAGCCCCTACGACAGGGACTCGCTCAAGCTGCAG AAAGGGGACATCATCGGCATCATTGAGAAGCCTCCCGTGGGCACCTGGACCGGGCTGCTCAACAACAGGGTGGGCTCCTTCAAGTTCATCTACGTGGACATCATCCCCGAGGAGGCAGCTCCCGCCCGCAAGAGCCGGGGCCCCAGCCGGAGCAAGCGGCTCAAGCCCAAGACGCTCCACGAGCTGCTGGAGCGCATCAACCTGCAG GAGCACACCTCCACCCTGCTGCTGAACGGCTACCAGACCCTGGAGGACTTCAAGGAGCTGCGAGAGACTCACCTCAACGAGCTGAACATCACGGACCCCCAGCACCGCGCCAAGCTGCTCACGGCTGCAGAGCTCCTCCTGGATTACGACA CAGCCAGCGAGCCAGAGGAAGTCGACAGCTCTGAGGCCCAGCCATCACCCTCGGAGCCCAAGGGGGACATTCCCCGGGACTCGGGCTGCTTCGAGGGATCTGAGACCCTGGACGGGAGCCGGGATGAGGCCGAGCTGGGGGGTCCcgagcagcagctgcaggctcTGTCCCTGCCAGAGTCCCCCTGA
- the SASH3 gene encoding SAM and SH3 domain-containing protein 3 isoform X3, translated as MLRRKPSNAGDKEPGHRKLSLQRSNSFKDFAKAKVSSPVLSEEFNLEEKIPRDESSSASPDDAARSSGMKLSKKWRAVISRTMNRKMGRMAVKALAEGKQGDMEEEEEGSLCPLSPASSTEEPSHDKVPVPYLETEEDEQPPASSEPGSGAAPAGHSRGPGHSAGSEGPGPGSRQQDSPSTAYTGPFCGRARVHTDFTPSPYDRDSLKLQKGDIIGIIEKPPVGTWTGLLNNRVGSFKFIYVDIIPEEAAPARKSRGPSRSKRLKPKTLHELLERINLQEHTSTLLLNGYQTLEDFKELRETHLNELNITDPQHRAKLLTAAELLLDYDTSEPEEVDSSEAQPSPSEPKGDIPRDSGCFEGSETLDGSRDEAELGGPEQQLQALSLPESP; from the exons ATGCTGCGCCGCAAGCCCTCCAATGCTGGCGACAAGGAGCCGGGACACAGGAAG CTCTCCCTCCAGCGCTCCAACAGCTTCAAGGACTTCGCGAAGGCCAAAGTCAGCTCCCCTGTGCTGAGCGAGGAGTTCAACCTGGAGGAGAAG ATCCCCAGGGATGAGTCCAGCAGTGCCAGCCCTGACGATGCTGCCCGGAGCAGTGGGATGAAGCTGAGCAAGAAGTGGCGAGCCGTCATCTCCCGCACCATGAACCGCAAGATGGGCAGGATGGCCGTGAAGGCACTGGCTGAGGGGAAG CAGGGAgacatggaggaggaggaggaggggtccctgtgccccctgtccccagccagcagcacgGAGGAGCCAAGCCACGACAAGGTGCCCGTGCCATACCTGGAGACAGAGGAGGATGAGCAGCCGCCCGCCAGCAGTGAGCCTGGCTCCGGTGCGGCACCGGCCGGGCACAGCCGCGGCCCCGGCCACTCTGCAGGCAGTGAGGGGCCTGGCCCTGGGAGCCGGCAGCAggacagccccagcacagcctaCACTGGCCCCTTCTGCGGCCGGGCTCGCGTCCACACCGACTTCACACCCAGCCCCTACGACAGGGACTCGCTCAAGCTGCAG AAAGGGGACATCATCGGCATCATTGAGAAGCCTCCCGTGGGCACCTGGACCGGGCTGCTCAACAACAGGGTGGGCTCCTTCAAGTTCATCTACGTGGACATCATCCCCGAGGAGGCAGCTCCCGCCCGCAAGAGCCGGGGCCCCAGCCGGAGCAAGCGGCTCAAGCCCAAGACGCTCCACGAGCTGCTGGAGCGCATCAACCTGCAG GAGCACACCTCCACCCTGCTGCTGAACGGCTACCAGACCCTGGAGGACTTCAAGGAGCTGCGAGAGACTCACCTCAACGAGCTGAACATCACGGACCCCCAGCACCGCGCCAAGCTGCTCACGGCTGCAGAGCTCCTCCTGGATTACGACA CCAGCGAGCCAGAGGAAGTCGACAGCTCTGAGGCCCAGCCATCACCCTCGGAGCCCAAGGGGGACATTCCCCGGGACTCGGGCTGCTTCGAGGGATCTGAGACCCTGGACGGGAGCCGGGATGAGGCCGAGCTGGGGGGTCCcgagcagcagctgcaggctcTGTCCCTGCCAGAGTCCCCCTGA
- the SASH3 gene encoding SAM and SH3 domain-containing protein 3 isoform X1, with protein sequence MLRRKPSNAGDKEPGHRKLSLQRSNSFKDFAKAKVSSPVLSEEFNLEEKIPRDESSSASPDDAARSSGMKLSKKWRAVISRTMNRKMGRMAVKALAEGKQGDMEEEEEGSLCPLSPASSTEEPSHDKVPVPYLETEEDEQPPASSEPGSGAAPAGHSRGPGHSAGSEGPGPGSRQQDSPSTAYTGPFCGRARVHTDFTPSPYDRDSLKLQKGDIIGIIEKPPVGTWTGLLNNRVGSFKFIYVDIIPEEAAPARKSRGPSRSKRLKPKTLHELLERINLQEHTSTLLLNGYQTLEDFKELRETHLNELNITDPQHRAKLLTAAELLLDYDTASEPEEVDSSEAQPSPSEPKGDIPRDSGCFEGSETLDGSRDEAELGGPEQQLQALSLPESP encoded by the exons ATGCTGCGCCGCAAGCCCTCCAATGCTGGCGACAAGGAGCCGGGACACAGGAAG CTCTCCCTCCAGCGCTCCAACAGCTTCAAGGACTTCGCGAAGGCCAAAGTCAGCTCCCCTGTGCTGAGCGAGGAGTTCAACCTGGAGGAGAAG ATCCCCAGGGATGAGTCCAGCAGTGCCAGCCCTGACGATGCTGCCCGGAGCAGTGGGATGAAGCTGAGCAAGAAGTGGCGAGCCGTCATCTCCCGCACCATGAACCGCAAGATGGGCAGGATGGCCGTGAAGGCACTGGCTGAGGGGAAG CAGGGAgacatggaggaggaggaggaggggtccctgtgccccctgtccccagccagcagcacgGAGGAGCCAAGCCACGACAAGGTGCCCGTGCCATACCTGGAGACAGAGGAGGATGAGCAGCCGCCCGCCAGCAGTGAGCCTGGCTCCGGTGCGGCACCGGCCGGGCACAGCCGCGGCCCCGGCCACTCTGCAGGCAGTGAGGGGCCTGGCCCTGGGAGCCGGCAGCAggacagccccagcacagcctaCACTGGCCCCTTCTGCGGCCGGGCTCGCGTCCACACCGACTTCACACCCAGCCCCTACGACAGGGACTCGCTCAAGCTGCAG AAAGGGGACATCATCGGCATCATTGAGAAGCCTCCCGTGGGCACCTGGACCGGGCTGCTCAACAACAGGGTGGGCTCCTTCAAGTTCATCTACGTGGACATCATCCCCGAGGAGGCAGCTCCCGCCCGCAAGAGCCGGGGCCCCAGCCGGAGCAAGCGGCTCAAGCCCAAGACGCTCCACGAGCTGCTGGAGCGCATCAACCTGCAG GAGCACACCTCCACCCTGCTGCTGAACGGCTACCAGACCCTGGAGGACTTCAAGGAGCTGCGAGAGACTCACCTCAACGAGCTGAACATCACGGACCCCCAGCACCGCGCCAAGCTGCTCACGGCTGCAGAGCTCCTCCTGGATTACGACA CAGCCAGCGAGCCAGAGGAAGTCGACAGCTCTGAGGCCCAGCCATCACCCTCGGAGCCCAAGGGGGACATTCCCCGGGACTCGGGCTGCTTCGAGGGATCTGAGACCCTGGACGGGAGCCGGGATGAGGCCGAGCTGGGGGGTCCcgagcagcagctgcaggctcTGTCCCTGCCAGAGTCCCCCTGA
- the ZDHHC9 gene encoding palmitoyltransferase ZDHHC9 has protein sequence MSVMVARKKVVRKWEKLPGRNTFCCDGRIMMARQKGIFYLTLFLILGTCALFFAFECRYLAVQLSPAIPVFAAVLFLFAMATLLRTSFSDPGVIPRALPDEAAFIEMEIEATNGTVPQGQRPPPRIKNFQINNQIVKLKYCYTCKIFRPPRASHCSICDNCVERFDHHCPWVGNCVGKRNYRYFYLFILSLSLLTIYIFTFNIVYVALKSLKIGFLNTLKETPGTVLEVLICFFTLWSVVGLTGFHTFLVALNQTTNEDIKGSWTGKNRVQNPYSHGNIVKNCCEVLCGPLPPSVLDRRGILQQEEGTAQEESCPRGPSAAAGARGQAEGSGVPQEDGSLPHASAGSEASARGVPAPPLSHAEMPEEKQLMSGELPVPPQDAGQAEH, from the exons ATGTCGGTGATGGTGGCGAGGAAGAAGGTGGTTCGGAAATGGGAGAAGCTGCCGGGCAGAAACACCTTCTGCTGCGACGGCCGCATCATGATGGCCCGGCAGAAGGGCATCTTCTACCTGACGCTCTTCCTCATCCTCGGCACCTGCGCCCTCTTCTTCGCCTTTGA GTGCCGGTACCTGGCAGTGCAGCTCTCCCCGGCCATCCCCGTGTTTGCAGCAGTTCTCTTCCTGTTCGCCATGGCCACGCTGCTGCGGACCAGCTTCAGCGACCCTGGCGTGATCCCCAGGGCGCTGCCGGACGAGGCAGCCTTCATCGAGATGGAGATCG AGGCCACCAACGGGACAGTGCCGCAGGGCCAGCGCCCCCCCCCTCGCATCAAGAACTTCCAGATCAACAACCAGATCGTGAAGCTGAAGTACTGCTACACGTGTAAGATCTTCCGTCCCCCCCGGGCCTCGCACTGCAGCATCTGCGACAACTGTGTGG AGCGCTTCGACCATCACTGCCCCTGGGTGGGCAACTGCGTGGGGAAGAGGAACTACCGCTACTTCTACCTCTTCATCCTCTCGCTCTCACTCCTCACCATCTACATCTTCACCTTCAACATAGTCTACGTAGCACTGA AATCTCTGAAGATTGGGTTTCTGAACACGTTGAAGGAAACCCCAGGGAC TGTACTGGAGGTGCTCATCTGTTTCTTCACCTTGTGGTCAGTGGTGGGATTAACTGGGTTCCACACCTTCCTGGTGGCACTGAATCAGACAACCAACGAAGAT ATCAAGGGGTCCTGGACTGGAAAGAACCGCGTGCAGAATCCCTACAGCCATGGCAACATAGTGAAGAACTGCTGTGAGGTGCTCTGTGGGCCCCTGCCCCCCAG CGTCCTGGACAGACGGGGCAtcttgcagcaggaggagggcaCGGCGCAGGAGGAGTCGTGCCCGCGGGGGCCCAGCGCTGCTGCGGGCGCCAGGGGGCAGGCGGAGGGGAGCGGGGTGCCGCAGGAGGATGGGAGCCTTCCCCACGCCAGCGCCGGGAGTGAGGCCTCTGCGCGCGGG GTCCCTGCGCCACCCCTGAGCCACGCCGAGATGCCGGAGGAGAAGCAGCTAATGTCTGGGGAGCTCCCAGTCCCGCCCCAGGACGCTGGGCAAGCAGAGCACTAG